In Gossypium raimondii isolate GPD5lz chromosome 12, ASM2569854v1, whole genome shotgun sequence, a single window of DNA contains:
- the LOC105763063 gene encoding coatomer subunit delta has translation MVVLAASILSKSGKVLVSRQFVEMTRIRIEGLLAAFPKLLGTGKQHTYFETENVRYVYQPIEALYLVLVTNKQSNILEDLETLRLLSKLVPEYSVSLDEEGIGKTAFELIFAFDEVICLGHKENVTVAQVKQYCEMESHEEKLHKLVLQSKINETKDVMKRKASEIEKSKIDKNRGDKGGFMSMGSGRIETSLSEISIPSSGSGFGSGSGFGGLINEVDSFPTKSKGRQPSSATAPPKGSGMQLGKSQKTNQFLESLKAEGELIVEDAKPKAGQAKAATAVLTDPITLTAEEKLNVTLKRDGGMSNFDVQGTLSLQILNQEDGLIQVQIETGGNHGILFKTHPNMNKELFSNENILGLKDPNRPFPTGPAGDAAGVGLLKWRMQSADESMVPLSINCWPSVSGNETYVSIEYEASAMFDLQNVVISIPLPALREAPSIRQIDGEWRFDSRNSILEWSIVLIDNSNRSGSMEFVVPPADSSVFFPISVRFTATSTYSDLKVVNIIPLRGGAPPKFSQRTNLVTENYQVM, from the exons ATG GTTGTACTTGCTGCTTCTATTTTAAGCAAGTCTGGAAAAG TGCTCGTCTCCAGGCAGTTCGTGGAAATGACTCGCATAAGAATTGAAGGCCTTCTTGCAGCATTTCCCAAGTTGTTGGGCACTGGAAAGCAACACACATACTTTGAGACTGAGAATGTGCGGTATGTCTATCAACCAATAGAAGCTCTTTATTTGGTACTTGTAACAAACAAACAGAGCAACATTCTTGAAGATTTGGAGACTTTAAGGCTGCTTTCTAAGCTG GTACCTGAGTATTCCGTCTCTCTAGATGAGGAGGGTATTGGCAAGACTGCTTTCGAACTGATCTTTGCTTTTGATGAAGTCATCTGTCTTGGGCACAAGGAAAATGTGACTGTTGCACAGGTTAAGCAATACTGTGAAATGGAGAGTCATGAAGAGAAGTTGCACAAGCTGGTATTGCAGAGCAAGATTAATGAAACCAAGGATGTCATGAAGCGTAAAGCTAGTGAGATAGAGAAGAGCAAG ATTGATAAGAATAGAGGTGACAAGGGAGGGTTCATGTCAATGGGCTCTGGAAGAATTGAAACTAGCTTAAGTGAAATTAGCATTCCTAGCAGCGGAAGTGGCTTTGGAAGTGGTTCTGGATTTGGTGGATTAATCAATGAGGTTGATTCCTTCCCGACCAAGTCTAAAG GCCGCCAACCTTCATCTGCAACTGCTCCTCCTAAAGGTTCTGGCATGCAGCTTGGTAAATCACAAAAAACAAACCAGTTCCTGGAATCCCTGAAAGCAGAAGGTGAGCTGATAGTTGAAGATGCGAAGCCAAAGGCAGGCCAGGCCAAAGCAGCCACAGCTGTACTTACTGATCCCATTACATTGACCGCTGAGGAGAAACTTAATGTCACACTGAAAAGAGATGGTGGAATGAGCAACTTTGATGTTCAAGGGACTTTGTCACTTCAAATTCTTAATCAGGAAGATGGTCTTATCCAAGTTCAG ATTGAAACTGGGGGAAATCATGGCATTCTGTTCAAGACGCATCCTAACATGAATAAGGAATTGTTTTCCAACGAGAACATTTTGGGATTGAAGGACCCTAACAGGCCTTTCCCCACTGGTCCAGCTGGGGATGCAGCTGGTGTTGGTCTTTTAAAATGGAGAATGCAAAGTGCAGATGAGTCAATGGTGCCATTATCCA TCAACTGTTGGCCTTCAGTTTCTGGAAATGAAACTTATGTGAGCATTGAATATGAAGCTTCAGCCATGTTTGATCTGCAAAATGTTGTGATTTCTATCCCTCTTCCAGCACTTCGGGAGGCACCAAGTATCAGGCAGATTGATGGTGAATGGAG GTTTGACTCCAGGAATTCCATCTTAGAATGGTCAATAGTTCTCATTGATAACTCTAACCGCAG TGGGTCAATGGAGTTTGTTGTGCCTCCAGCAGACTCATCAGTGTTCTTCCCCATCTCTGTCCGGTTTACAGCCACTAGTACATACAGTGACCTGAAG GTAGTGAACATTATTCCCCTGAGAGGTGGAGCTCCTCCAAAGTTCTCCCAGAGGACAAATTTGGTTACAGAGAATTACCAAGTGATGTGA